In Pleomorphomonas sp. T1.2MG-36, a single window of DNA contains:
- a CDS encoding peptidoglycan DD-metalloendopeptidase family protein, translated as MSNLAICRTSRFLVQVAAVAILAGFSAGCSGDVSRFGNVFAETDNQDQIIGRADPMPTGSINSQATYAQPAYAQPAYTQQTYAAPASTYPSSGAVSSSTLPPAPGAVVNNGAYVRPGQTAALPPPTGAVPATQPWAPSNGTAVTVKPGDTVQVLARRYGVAESSLLAANGLVAGAQLAPGQNIVIPAYGQQSAAVAAPAAAAGTAPGQQILGQLPPTKPPAPKSVSSEVAAAAPGKPAPAATTTVATATTTTATDAKLGLLPPAGNKPGQQANQQVAALAPSQTQPSVKATTPTSSGVESAADGSFRWPVRGRVISAFGVKPGGERNDGINIEVPEGTPIKAAEGGQVIYAGNELKGFGNLVLVKHSNGFVSAYAHASEVLVQRGDSILRGQTIAKVGATGNVSRPQLHFEIRNGNRPVDPLPYLSG; from the coding sequence ATGAGTAACCTAGCGATCTGCCGGACCTCCCGCTTTCTGGTCCAGGTTGCCGCCGTTGCCATACTGGCCGGCTTTTCGGCCGGATGCAGCGGCGACGTCAGCCGTTTCGGAAACGTGTTTGCCGAGACGGACAACCAGGATCAGATCATTGGGCGCGCCGATCCGATGCCGACCGGATCCATAAACTCCCAGGCGACCTACGCGCAGCCCGCCTATGCGCAACCGGCCTACACGCAGCAGACCTATGCGGCGCCGGCCTCCACCTATCCGTCCTCGGGCGCCGTGTCTTCGAGCACGCTGCCCCCGGCGCCGGGTGCCGTCGTCAACAACGGTGCCTACGTTCGCCCCGGGCAGACCGCTGCGCTTCCGCCGCCAACGGGGGCGGTTCCGGCTACCCAGCCTTGGGCGCCTTCGAACGGGACCGCCGTCACCGTCAAGCCGGGCGATACGGTGCAGGTGCTCGCCCGCCGCTATGGCGTTGCCGAATCGTCGTTGTTGGCGGCCAACGGCCTCGTTGCCGGCGCTCAACTGGCGCCGGGGCAGAACATCGTCATTCCCGCCTACGGACAGCAGAGCGCGGCCGTTGCCGCGCCCGCCGCCGCAGCTGGTACCGCTCCTGGGCAGCAGATTCTCGGCCAGTTGCCGCCCACGAAGCCGCCGGCGCCGAAGTCGGTGTCGAGCGAAGTCGCCGCGGCGGCTCCCGGCAAGCCGGCGCCTGCCGCCACCACCACCGTGGCCACGGCAACGACCACCACGGCGACGGATGCCAAACTCGGCCTGTTGCCGCCGGCCGGCAACAAGCCCGGCCAGCAAGCCAATCAGCAGGTGGCCGCTCTGGCTCCCAGCCAAACCCAGCCGAGCGTCAAAGCCACGACGCCGACATCGTCGGGCGTGGAAAGCGCCGCCGATGGCAGCTTCCGCTGGCCGGTGCGCGGTCGCGTCATTTCCGCCTTCGGCGTCAAGCCGGGCGGCGAGCGCAACGACGGCATCAACATCGAGGTGCCCGAGGGCACGCCGATCAAGGCCGCGGAGGGCGGTCAGGTGATCTATGCCGGCAACGAGCTGAAAGGCTTCGGCAACCTGGTGCTGGTGAAGCATTCCAACGGCTTCGTGTCGGCTTATGCCCATGCCAGCGAAGTGCTGGTCCAGCGTGGAGACAGCATTCTGCGCGGCCAGACCATCGCCAAGGTCGGCGCCACCGGCAATGTCAGCCGGCCGCAGCTTCACTTCGAAATCCGCAATGGCAATCGGCCAGTCGATCCGTTGCCATACCTCAGCGGCTGA
- a CDS encoding ATP-binding protein, with translation MTDVNASPIETLNNHLERIASLLERLVPARLEAPDFDAADAFVFVAEPASLQPVNRVNRVEIGLLKGVDRNRDMIVANTERFARGLPANNVLLWGARGMGKSSLVKASQAEVNRRLAGLSEVTPVKLIEIHREDIESLPILMKMLRDSRHRFILFCDDLSFDHGDTSYKSLKAVLEGGIEGRPDNVVFYATSNRRHLLPRDMMENERATAINPGEAVEEKVSLSDRFGLWIGFHNCSQDDYLEMVRGYVAAMALDVDADLLRAEALEWERTRGARSGRVAWQYVQDLAGRLRLAD, from the coding sequence ATGACCGACGTGAATGCTTCCCCCATCGAGACCCTGAACAACCACTTGGAGCGCATCGCCAGCCTTCTTGAGCGGCTGGTGCCCGCCCGGTTGGAAGCCCCCGACTTCGACGCAGCCGATGCCTTCGTCTTCGTCGCCGAGCCGGCTTCGCTGCAACCGGTCAACCGGGTCAATCGCGTCGAGATCGGTCTCCTCAAAGGCGTCGACCGCAATCGCGACATGATCGTCGCCAACACCGAGCGCTTCGCCCGCGGGCTCCCGGCCAACAACGTGCTTCTCTGGGGCGCACGCGGCATGGGCAAGTCCTCGCTGGTCAAGGCGTCGCAGGCGGAGGTCAATCGCCGCCTTGCCGGCCTTTCGGAGGTCACCCCGGTCAAGCTGATCGAGATTCATCGCGAGGATATCGAGAGCTTGCCCATTCTCATGAAGATGCTGCGCGACAGCCGGCACCGATTCATCCTGTTCTGTGACGACCTTTCGTTCGACCACGGCGATACCTCCTACAAATCGCTGAAGGCGGTGCTGGAAGGCGGTATCGAGGGGCGACCGGACAATGTCGTGTTCTATGCGACGTCGAATCGTCGCCATCTCCTGCCGCGCGACATGATGGAGAATGAACGAGCGACGGCGATCAACCCCGGCGAGGCGGTCGAGGAGAAGGTGTCGCTTTCGGACCGCTTCGGCCTTTGGATCGGCTTTCACAACTGCTCGCAAGATGATTATCTTGAAATGGTGCGCGGTTACGTCGCAGCCATGGCACTCGATGTCGATGCCGACCTGCTAAGAGCGGAAGCTCTCGAGTGGGAACGGACGCGCGGGGCGCGGTCGGGTAGAGTCGCCTGGCAATACGTTCAGGACCTCGCCGGCCGGCTGCGGCTCGCCGACTGA
- the yajC gene encoding preprotein translocase subunit YajC gives MFVTPAYAQAAGAAPGSTDFLIQFAPFILIFVIMYFLLIRPQQRKAKEHRDMLKNLRRGDVVVMQGGLIGKILKVVDDSNELLLDVGDGTTKVQVRVAAGLVQQLRSKGEPVKEGN, from the coding sequence ATGTTCGTAACCCCAGCTTACGCCCAGGCGGCCGGTGCGGCCCCCGGCAGTACCGATTTCCTCATCCAGTTCGCGCCGTTCATCCTGATCTTCGTGATCATGTACTTCCTGCTCATTCGGCCGCAGCAGCGCAAGGCCAAGGAGCACCGCGACATGTTGAAGAATCTGCGGCGTGGTGACGTGGTAGTGATGCAGGGCGGCCTGATCGGCAAGATTCTCAAGGTCGTCGACGACAGCAACGAGCTTCTGCTCGATGTGGGCGACGGCACGACCAAGGTGCAAGTGCGCGTCGCTGCCGGTCTCGTCCAGCAGCTTCGCAGCAAGGGCGAGCCCGTCAAGGAAGGCAACTGA
- the secD gene encoding protein translocase subunit SecD, translating to MLYFSRWKVTTILLTIFVALVVLIPNYLTSDQIKSYWPSWLPGRQVVLGLDLQGGVYLLYQIDVTDYKQKRLKALEGDIRQAMRDEPRIGYTGLSVQDDVVQLKIRDADKVDEAAKRLGNLLNPLSTGTLGGAAVTEFQFDQGADGLMRLGFSSAGLEKRLGTVVQQSIEVIRRRVDQMGAVEPSIQRQGSDRILVEAPGEKDPARLKNIIGRTAQMTFHLVDLNVSADEAAKGNLPPGEILLKQKEGGMPMVVDETPLMTGEDLTDAQTSFQSQTNEPVVSFRLSTSGARKFAQVTTDSVGRLFAIVLDDEIISAPRINEPITQGSGQISGHFTVETANDLAVLLRAGALPAKLSVAEERTVGPGLGADSIAAGERAALIGTVAVVIFMLAAYGLFGVFANLALVVNLILIMAIITILQATLTLPGIAGIVLTMGMAVDSNVLIYERIREEQRLGRSPVSAIDAGFRRAFGTILDANITTLIAAIVLFQMGSGPVKGFAVTHVIGIVTTMFTAITFTRLVVATWVRYRRPSVVPL from the coding sequence ATGCTCTATTTTTCCCGCTGGAAGGTAACCACGATCCTCTTGACGATTTTCGTCGCGCTCGTGGTCCTTATCCCCAATTACCTGACCTCGGACCAGATCAAGTCATACTGGCCCTCGTGGCTTCCGGGACGACAAGTTGTCCTCGGCCTGGATCTGCAGGGAGGCGTCTACCTTCTCTATCAGATCGATGTGACCGACTATAAGCAGAAGCGGCTCAAGGCGCTTGAGGGCGATATTCGCCAGGCGATGCGCGATGAACCCCGCATCGGCTACACCGGTCTGAGTGTCCAGGACGACGTCGTACAGCTGAAGATCCGCGATGCCGACAAGGTGGACGAGGCCGCCAAGCGCCTGGGCAATCTGCTCAATCCGCTGTCGACAGGCACACTTGGTGGCGCCGCCGTAACCGAGTTCCAGTTCGATCAGGGGGCTGACGGCCTGATGCGACTCGGATTTTCGTCGGCCGGCCTCGAGAAGCGGCTTGGCACCGTCGTTCAGCAGTCGATCGAAGTCATCCGCCGCCGCGTCGATCAGATGGGCGCCGTCGAACCGTCGATCCAACGTCAGGGATCCGATCGCATTCTGGTCGAAGCCCCGGGCGAAAAGGATCCGGCGCGTCTCAAGAACATCATCGGTCGCACCGCCCAGATGACCTTCCATCTGGTCGATCTCAACGTGTCGGCCGATGAGGCCGCCAAGGGCAACCTGCCGCCGGGCGAAATCCTTCTGAAGCAGAAGGAAGGCGGCATGCCGATGGTGGTCGACGAGACGCCGTTGATGACCGGCGAGGACCTCACCGACGCCCAGACATCCTTCCAGAGCCAGACCAACGAGCCGGTGGTTTCCTTCCGCCTGTCGACGTCCGGTGCCAGGAAATTCGCCCAGGTGACAACCGACAGTGTCGGTCGGCTGTTCGCGATCGTGCTCGACGACGAGATCATCTCGGCGCCACGCATCAACGAGCCGATCACCCAGGGTTCGGGCCAGATTTCCGGCCACTTCACCGTAGAAACCGCCAATGACCTCGCCGTGCTGCTGCGCGCCGGCGCGCTGCCGGCCAAGCTGTCGGTTGCCGAGGAGCGCACGGTCGGTCCGGGCCTTGGCGCCGACTCGATTGCCGCCGGCGAGCGTGCCGCGCTGATCGGTACAGTCGCCGTCGTCATCTTCATGCTGGCGGCCTATGGCCTGTTCGGCGTGTTCGCCAACCTTGCACTGGTGGTCAACCTGATCCTGATCATGGCGATCATCACCATATTGCAGGCAACCCTGACGTTGCCCGGCATCGCCGGCATCGTGCTGACCATGGGCATGGCGGTCGACAGCAACGTGCTGATCTATGAGCGCATTCGCGAGGAACAGCGGCTTGGCCGGTCGCCTGTGTCTGCCATCGATGCCGGTTTCCGCCGTGCGTTTGGCACCATCCTCGATGCCAACATCACCACGCTGATCGCTGCCATCGTGCTGTTCCAGATGGGGTCCGGCCCCGTCAAGGGCTTCGCGGTCACTCACGTGATCGGCATCGTCACCACCATGTTCACGGCCATCACCTTCACCCGACTGGTGGTGGCGACCTGGGTCCGCTATCGGCGGCCGTCCGTCGTTCCGCTCTGA
- the secF gene encoding protein translocase subunit SecF, with the protein MRLLRLFPDDTKIPFMKWRKWSFLFSGLASVICFVVLYTHGMNTGIDFQGGTLMEVQMKSGAADLEAIRNQLNGLGLGEVQVQSFGAEDDVLIRIARQEGGDEAQTAVVSKVQASLGDGVDYRRTEMVGPRVSGELAQNGILGIITALGLIMVYVWFRFEWQYSLGAVIATLHDVVMTIGFFAITQVEFNLSSIAAILTIVGYSLNDTVVVYDRIREMRRKYKRLNLVVLLDLAINQTLTRTTNTALTTLIALAALVIFGGEVIRSFTGSMLFGVLIGTYSSIFIAAPVLIFLDPQLAGDKSAKKVEDDSDEAAEPA; encoded by the coding sequence ATGCGCCTGCTTCGCCTATTTCCCGACGACACCAAGATCCCCTTCATGAAGTGGAGGAAGTGGAGCTTCCTCTTCTCCGGCCTCGCGTCGGTCATTTGCTTCGTAGTGCTCTATACCCACGGCATGAACACCGGCATCGACTTCCAGGGCGGTACGCTCATGGAAGTCCAGATGAAGTCCGGGGCTGCCGATCTGGAGGCAATTCGCAACCAGCTCAACGGTTTGGGGCTCGGCGAAGTACAGGTCCAGTCGTTCGGCGCGGAAGATGACGTGCTGATCCGCATCGCCCGCCAGGAGGGCGGCGACGAGGCCCAGACCGCTGTTGTCAGCAAGGTGCAGGCTTCCCTCGGTGATGGCGTGGACTATCGGCGCACCGAAATGGTCGGGCCCCGTGTTTCCGGCGAGTTGGCCCAGAATGGTATTCTCGGCATCATCACGGCGCTCGGCCTCATCATGGTCTACGTCTGGTTCCGTTTCGAGTGGCAGTACTCGCTCGGAGCGGTGATCGCGACGCTGCACGACGTGGTGATGACCATCGGCTTCTTTGCCATTACTCAGGTTGAGTTCAACCTGTCGTCGATCGCGGCCATCCTGACCATCGTCGGCTACTCGCTGAACGACACCGTCGTGGTCTACGACCGTATTCGAGAGATGCGCCGTAAGTACAAGCGTCTCAATCTCGTCGTCCTGCTCGACCTCGCCATCAACCAGACGCTGACCCGGACGACCAACACCGCGCTGACAACGCTTATCGCCCTTGCCGCGCTCGTGATCTTCGGCGGCGAGGTGATTCGCTCGTTCACGGGATCGATGCTGTTCGGCGTGCTGATCGGCACCTATTCGTCGATCTTCATCGCCGCGCCAGTCCTGATCTTCCTCGATCCGCAATTGGCAGGCGACAAGTCGGCGAAAAAAGTCGAGGATGACAGCGACGAGGCTGCCGAGCCGGCGTGA
- a CDS encoding Mth938-like domain-containing protein, producing the protein MKLFVPRGRPLERREQHLPEQVPVEAYGNGGFRFGGMSHRGSILILPSGVHGWSAVTPADITVDSLAQVFDEAVELDMLLVGTGRDLVPVTGGLAGVLRERGVKHEAMSTGAAVRLFNVMLGERRRFAAALLAVD; encoded by the coding sequence ATGAAGCTGTTCGTGCCGCGAGGCCGTCCTTTGGAACGTCGCGAGCAGCATCTGCCCGAGCAGGTGCCGGTCGAAGCCTATGGCAACGGCGGCTTCCGCTTTGGCGGCATGTCACATCGCGGTTCGATCCTGATTCTTCCGTCCGGTGTGCATGGCTGGTCGGCGGTCACGCCCGCCGATATCACCGTCGACAGCCTCGCCCAGGTTTTCGACGAGGCCGTGGAACTGGACATGCTGCTTGTCGGAACCGGACGTGATCTCGTTCCGGTGACGGGCGGCCTAGCCGGGGTCCTGCGAGAACGCGGCGTCAAGCATGAAGCCATGTCGACGGGCGCCGCGGTCCGGTTGTTCAACGTCATGCTGGGCGAACGGCGCCGGTTCGCCGCTGCGCTTCTGGCTGTCGACTGA
- a CDS encoding phytoene/squalene synthase family protein → MAPAARLDDAYRYCEELVRDHDRDRWLANGLLPDDKRRHAFAIHAFSYEAARIRETIHEAMPGEIRLQWWVDAIEGEARGDVAGHPVAAALIDTIRRFSLRRSGFVNLLEARRFDLYDDAMPTLNDLEGYAGETASVLFLEVAQVLCEGADPKVADAAGHAGVAYALTGLMRALPIHARRNQVYLPADLLKAAGIEPDEVRHGRKAGELEGVLASLRSSAAGHLDSALSALAGADVRAKPAFLPLAFVGPYLRALAKAPAYGPVAEIAAWRKPLILWWFGRRL, encoded by the coding sequence ATGGCGCCCGCCGCTCGCCTCGACGACGCCTATCGCTATTGCGAGGAGCTCGTTCGCGATCACGACCGCGACCGTTGGCTCGCCAACGGACTTCTGCCGGACGACAAGCGCCGGCACGCTTTCGCCATCCACGCCTTCTCCTATGAAGCCGCGCGCATCCGGGAGACCATTCACGAAGCGATGCCCGGTGAGATTCGTCTGCAATGGTGGGTTGACGCCATTGAGGGGGAGGCGAGAGGGGACGTCGCCGGGCATCCCGTCGCCGCCGCCTTGATCGACACCATCCGTCGCTTTTCGCTGCGGCGATCCGGCTTCGTCAACCTGCTGGAGGCGCGACGCTTCGACCTCTATGACGATGCCATGCCGACGTTGAACGATCTCGAAGGCTATGCCGGCGAGACGGCATCGGTTCTGTTCCTCGAGGTCGCGCAGGTGCTCTGCGAGGGCGCCGATCCGAAGGTGGCCGACGCCGCGGGGCACGCCGGAGTGGCTTATGCGTTGACCGGGCTGATGCGGGCTCTGCCGATCCACGCGCGCCGCAACCAGGTCTATCTGCCCGCCGATCTTCTGAAAGCAGCCGGGATAGAGCCGGACGAGGTGCGCCATGGCCGCAAGGCCGGAGAGCTTGAGGGTGTTCTCGCCAGCCTCAGGAGCAGCGCCGCCGGTCACCTCGACAGCGCGCTTTCCGCGCTCGCCGGGGCGGACGTGCGTGCCAAACCGGCGTTTCTGCCGCTCGCCTTCGTAGGACCTTATCTCAGAGCGCTGGCCAAGGCGCCTGCCTATGGTCCGGTGGCGGAAATTGCCGCGTGGCGCAAACCGCTGATTCTCTGGTGGTTTGGCCGACGCCTCTAG
- a CDS encoding NADH-quinone oxidoreductase subunit B family protein: MRRMLLEGLFRRPVTEGVPAVSDVEVETLAERLGVAAQARLGRSLSIREVDAGSCNGCELEIHALNNSYYDVERFGLRFVASPRHADVLMVTGPVTANMREGLERTYAATPAPKWVVAVGDCAAGCGVFGKGYAVIGAVSDVIPVDLVISGCPPEPIDMLKGLIGLIEASARG; this comes from the coding sequence ATGCGTAGAATGCTGCTCGAGGGCTTGTTCCGACGGCCGGTGACCGAAGGCGTTCCGGCGGTCAGCGACGTCGAGGTCGAGACGCTGGCCGAACGGCTCGGAGTCGCGGCGCAGGCGCGGCTCGGCCGCAGCCTGTCGATCCGCGAGGTGGATGCCGGCTCGTGCAACGGCTGCGAGTTGGAAATCCATGCGCTCAACAACAGCTACTACGACGTCGAACGCTTCGGCCTGCGCTTCGTCGCCTCGCCGCGCCATGCCGACGTGCTGATGGTCACCGGACCGGTGACGGCCAACATGCGCGAGGGCCTCGAGCGCACCTATGCCGCGACGCCGGCCCCCAAATGGGTGGTGGCTGTTGGCGACTGCGCCGCCGGATGTGGCGTGTTCGGCAAGGGCTATGCGGTGATCGGCGCCGTTTCCGACGTCATTCCGGTCGATCTCGTCATCTCCGGTTGCCCGCCGGAGCCGATCGACATGCTGAAGGGACTGATCGGCCTCATCGAGGCGAGCGCCCGCGGCTAG
- a CDS encoding hydrogenase large subunit, which yields MSTLRTALLNAALTIEEQKPWPRIAVDADTWRQATLAIAAGNATLSGLWAEPGAIHMALLDDDDGALMVLSLAAPEGRFPSVGLTHPPAQRLERAIVDLYGLVPEGMPDDRRWLDHDRWGVRAPLGAGTPAPSDGAPYAFLKAEGPPLHQIAVGPVHAGIIEPGHFRFSANGEIVVRLEERLGYVHKGIEGLLTDTTLEAAAKVVARVSGDSTVAYSLAFARAAEAALGVGVPQRAIWLRALMAELERLANHLGDIGGICNDAAFALMLAHCGMLREEVLRAAKAVFGHRLMMDRIVPGGVTSDLHESGPIKALTAHIRQRFPRLVELYDNTASLQNRTVSTGRLSADLARRFGAGGPVGRASGRAFDARKAPGYPPYGDLDFKMVKRENGDVDSRIWVRIDEVYESLELIEQILDRLPPGPIAYPLAPALRERRVPQAGGLANEPRDGTTEGLAMIEGFRGDILVWLRTDETGRVLRGTVRDPSVFQWPLLEAAIKGDIVADFPLCNKSFNCSYSGHDL from the coding sequence ATGAGCACGCTCCGCACTGCCCTTCTCAACGCTGCTCTGACCATCGAAGAGCAGAAGCCCTGGCCGCGCATCGCCGTCGACGCCGACACCTGGCGCCAGGCAACACTGGCGATCGCCGCCGGCAACGCGACGCTTTCCGGCCTCTGGGCCGAACCGGGGGCCATACACATGGCCCTGCTTGACGACGACGACGGCGCGCTCATGGTGCTGAGTCTTGCCGCGCCCGAGGGCCGCTTTCCGTCGGTCGGCCTCACTCACCCGCCAGCCCAACGTCTCGAGCGGGCGATCGTCGATCTTTACGGCCTCGTTCCCGAGGGCATGCCGGACGATCGGCGCTGGCTCGATCACGACCGCTGGGGCGTTCGTGCCCCACTTGGCGCGGGCACCCCTGCCCCATCCGACGGCGCCCCCTACGCATTCCTGAAAGCCGAGGGTCCGCCCTTGCACCAGATCGCCGTAGGTCCGGTGCACGCCGGCATCATCGAGCCCGGCCATTTCCGCTTTTCGGCCAACGGCGAGATCGTCGTGCGCCTGGAGGAACGGCTCGGTTACGTTCACAAGGGAATCGAGGGACTGCTGACCGACACGACGCTGGAGGCGGCGGCCAAGGTGGTCGCTCGCGTTTCGGGCGACAGCACGGTCGCCTACTCCCTTGCCTTCGCGCGGGCAGCGGAGGCGGCCCTGGGCGTCGGGGTGCCACAGAGGGCGATCTGGTTGCGCGCGCTGATGGCCGAGCTCGAACGGCTTGCCAACCACCTCGGCGACATCGGCGGCATCTGCAACGACGCCGCCTTTGCGCTGATGCTCGCCCATTGCGGCATGCTGCGCGAGGAGGTGCTGCGCGCGGCCAAGGCCGTCTTCGGCCATAGGCTGATGATGGACCGCATCGTTCCCGGCGGCGTCACGTCGGATCTTCATGAGTCCGGGCCGATCAAGGCGCTGACCGCCCACATTCGCCAGCGCTTTCCTCGTCTGGTGGAGCTCTACGACAACACGGCTTCGTTGCAGAACCGAACCGTCTCGACGGGCCGCCTGTCGGCCGATCTCGCCCGTCGTTTCGGCGCCGGTGGACCGGTCGGCCGGGCTTCGGGCCGGGCGTTCGACGCTCGCAAGGCACCGGGCTATCCGCCTTATGGCGATCTCGACTTCAAGATGGTCAAACGGGAGAACGGGGACGTCGACAGCCGCATTTGGGTGCGCATCGACGAAGTCTACGAGAGCCTTGAGCTGATCGAACAGATCCTCGACCGACTGCCGCCCGGCCCGATCGCCTACCCGTTGGCGCCAGCGTTGCGAGAGCGCCGGGTGCCCCAGGCCGGCGGCCTGGCCAATGAGCCGCGCGATGGTACGACCGAGGGGCTTGCGATGATCGAAGGCTTCCGTGGCGACATACTGGTCTGGCTCAGAACGGACGAGACGGGGCGCGTGCTGAGAGGAACCGTGCGCGACCCGTCGGTCTTCCAGTGGCCGCTTCTGGAGGCAGCGATCAAGGGCGACATCGTCGCGGACTTTCCGCTCTGCAACAAGTCGTTCAACTGTTCCTATTCCGGCCACGATCTTTGA
- a CDS encoding hydrogenase 4 subunit F produces the protein MTAFLHLLPFAPIDAVLVVPGIAAVLLALIPQYKLGARVNMLASGITFLFALTLLVERPDPTVSILFVDDLNVVFIVLGTFVGFTTSIFSASYIGHEIEIGRLKPGYIRFYHGMYQALSFSMNLGLTANNVGLMWVAVELATLTTVLMVGLYRTQAALEAAWKYFILGSVGIALALFGTILIYMAARPVIGEGHDAMVWTTLIANASSFSPELLNVAFVFLMLGYGTKVGLAPLHAWLPDAHAEGPTPISAVLSGLLLNVALYALLRFKMLLAANPFAVAPGPLLVSLGLVSLIFAAFMLYLRRDIKRLFAYSSIEHMGLIAFAFGMGGPLANFAGLLHMTMHSLTKSAIFFAVGQVAQVKGTQKIADIRGLTESHPTLGWSLVVGVAAIAGLPPMGIFTSEFLLVSSTFAREPLLAIPLVVGLLLAFGALIWRLTGIAFGKPSPSVVNAGRRPSMLPLIIHLVLVLIAGLYLPGPLVAWFQNVARMLG, from the coding sequence ATGACCGCCTTTCTCCACTTGCTCCCCTTCGCTCCGATCGATGCCGTGCTCGTGGTGCCCGGCATCGCCGCCGTGCTTCTGGCGCTGATCCCTCAGTACAAGCTCGGCGCCCGCGTCAACATGCTGGCATCGGGCATCACCTTCCTGTTCGCGTTGACGCTGCTCGTCGAGCGCCCCGACCCGACCGTCAGCATCCTGTTCGTCGACGATCTCAACGTCGTGTTCATCGTGCTTGGGACCTTCGTCGGCTTCACGACATCGATCTTCTCGGCAAGCTACATCGGCCACGAGATCGAGATAGGCCGGCTGAAGCCCGGCTACATCCGCTTCTACCACGGCATGTATCAAGCGCTGTCCTTCTCGATGAATCTCGGGCTGACGGCCAACAACGTCGGTCTGATGTGGGTGGCCGTCGAACTCGCAACGCTGACCACCGTTCTCATGGTCGGCCTATACCGCACGCAGGCGGCGCTGGAAGCGGCCTGGAAATACTTCATCCTGGGGTCGGTGGGCATCGCGCTGGCCCTGTTCGGAACCATCCTGATCTACATGGCTGCCAGACCGGTCATCGGCGAAGGCCACGATGCCATGGTGTGGACGACGCTGATCGCCAATGCCTCTTCGTTCAGCCCCGAACTTCTGAACGTCGCCTTCGTGTTCCTCATGCTCGGCTATGGGACCAAGGTCGGCCTCGCGCCTCTGCATGCCTGGCTGCCGGATGCGCATGCCGAGGGTCCGACGCCGATCTCGGCGGTCCTGTCCGGCCTGCTGCTCAACGTGGCGCTCTACGCGCTCCTGCGCTTCAAGATGCTGCTCGCCGCCAATCCGTTCGCCGTGGCGCCGGGACCGCTTCTCGTTTCGCTCGGCCTCGTGTCGCTGATCTTCGCGGCCTTCATGCTGTACCTGCGGCGCGACATCAAGCGCCTGTTCGCCTACTCGTCGATCGAGCATATGGGCCTCATCGCCTTCGCTTTCGGCATGGGTGGACCGCTCGCCAATTTCGCCGGTCTCCTGCACATGACCATGCACTCGCTGACCAAATCGGCCATTTTCTTTGCCGTCGGTCAGGTGGCGCAGGTCAAGGGAACGCAGAAGATCGCCGATATCAGGGGGCTTACCGAAAGCCATCCGACGCTGGGGTGGAGTCTCGTCGTTGGCGTCGCCGCCATCGCCGGCCTGCCGCCCATGGGCATCTTCACCAGCGAGTTCCTCCTCGTCAGCTCGACGTTTGCCCGCGAGCCCCTGCTTGCCATACCGCTGGTGGTGGGTTTGCTGCTGGCCTTTGGAGCCCTCATCTGGCGATTGACCGGCATCGCCTTCGGCAAGCCGTCGCCCAGCGTCGTCAACGCCGGCCGGCGACCGTCGATGCTGCCGCTCATCATTCACCTCGTTCTGGTGCTGATCGCCGGCCTCTACTTGCCGGGACCGCTTGTCGCCTGGTTCCAGAACGTTGCCCGAATGCTGGGGTGA
- a CDS encoding hydrogenase-4 component E: MERFSLDAAHLLAGGMVLVSFMMLYQNRILGLLNVFAAHAVVLSLSVAWQAYVQAAPHLFVTAAIALILKAIIIPVALHRMVLRLGVHRDIETVGGIGLTMLMGIGLVALAMVVMLPAAAEADPIAREDLALALSVILLGLLMMVTRQNAISQIVGFMSLENGLVLAATGARGMPLVVEISVAFSVLVAFIVIGVFLFRIRERFDTIDTQALDDFREGRE; the protein is encoded by the coding sequence ATGGAACGCTTTTCCCTCGATGCTGCGCATCTTCTGGCCGGAGGCATGGTGCTGGTGAGCTTCATGATGCTCTATCAGAACCGTATCCTCGGCCTTCTCAACGTGTTCGCCGCGCATGCGGTGGTGCTGTCGCTCTCCGTCGCCTGGCAGGCCTATGTCCAGGCGGCGCCGCATCTGTTCGTCACAGCGGCCATCGCGCTGATCCTCAAGGCGATCATCATTCCGGTCGCGCTTCATCGCATGGTGCTGCGCCTTGGCGTGCACCGCGATATCGAGACGGTGGGCGGCATCGGCCTCACCATGCTGATGGGCATCGGCCTCGTGGCGCTCGCCATGGTCGTCATGCTGCCGGCCGCCGCCGAAGCCGATCCCATCGCCCGCGAGGATCTGGCGCTCGCGCTCTCGGTAATTTTGCTCGGCCTGCTGATGATGGTGACGCGCCAGAACGCCATCAGTCAGATCGTCGGCTTCATGAGCCTTGAAAACGGCCTGGTACTGGCCGCGACCGGCGCTCGCGGCATGCCGCTCGTGGTCGAGATCTCCGTCGCCTTTTCGGTGTTGGTCGCCTTCATCGTCATCGGCGTGTTCCTGTTCCGCATCCGCGAGCGCTTCGATACCATCGACACTCAGGCCCTCGACGACTTCCGGGAGGGTCGGGAATGA